In Papaver somniferum cultivar HN1 chromosome 9, ASM357369v1, whole genome shotgun sequence, the genomic stretch tttagataggtacaaaggttataaccaaatccctctcgctgaagaagatcaagagcatactgcttttttcgctccaagaggttcATACTGTTTATACAAAAATGTCGTTTgatttgcgaaatgcaggagaaacgtatcaaagaatggtagagaaggtgttcgcgaaatggatacacaaaacattagaggtgtacgtggatgacatgttagtgaagagtaaagaatccaaagatcatgtacaagatttgagggagatttttgaacaaatgttgcattataacattaaactgaaccctgaaaaatacatttttggggttgcatcgggaaaatttttaggatacaTTGTATCAAAATAAGGAATACAAGctgatccagaaaaggtacaagcagtttgtgacatgccaacaccagcaacggtaaaggatgtacaaaaattgaacggacttttagcttcgctaggaagattcatttcacgatcatcagacaaatgtaaacatttttttcaatatactcaagaagggtgtgaaattaaaatggactgatgaatgtgaaaaagcttttcaagggatcaaagaacaccttatgaatacatctattttacaaaaggcagaaccaggagaagaactattgatctatcttgcgacaacatcacatgctttaagcgctgtgttattgcgaacggacgcaggagtggaaaagcccatttattacatcaaCAAAACATTTAACgctgcagagaggaattattcaaagattgagaaactaattttagcattagtatacgccgcatttaaacttcgcacatattttcaagcacacaaaataagggtgctaacaaaagtaccaattgaatcagtgatgaagaattcaaaaagatcaggtagggtggagagatggaatgcacaagtaggacatttcgaaatcaagtatgaaatattatcttcaccaacaTCACAAGTTGTCACAGATTTCTTAGcaaaatttcctttagaagatgatgaagcggtggaggagatgatggatatagaagaagaacatggagatacaaaagacttattaacagaaccaaatagatgggagatattggtagatggatcatcaaatggggaaggcaatggggttggaattgttttaatttctccataaggagcgaagatggctttttcattcagattggaattcgcttccactaataacgaaacaaaatatgaagctgtggtacatgccttaaatttcgcaatagaaatgaaactagaaaattccaggatcactagtgattcgcagctagttattcgccaaataaagggagagtacactaaaaatgaaccatccttgaagaaatacaagaagctcgttgaagaattgtcagcgaaaatcccaaagataaaatggaggcacatttcaaggaaggataacagactcgcagacgcttttgcttatCTCAAGCATGATAAcaaatccaactgcgagatgcataaaaatacagacacttctgtcaccatcaatcaataaagaagaagaagaagtgaacgtaatgatgataaaaggtggagaagaagaacaacgaACAATATCGAAGATTGGAGAAcaaaacttcatgcatatttggcaaaaggagaaacaccaagaaacagattggaagcacacaagttaaaaagccgcgcaacaaattatgaattaagagatgggatgctataccgaaaatcctttaatggaccatcactcagatgtttgacacgagaagaatgAGAAAAGGtattaaaaatgttacatagtggggatgctggcaatcatagcggaggaagatctttggcacatagagcaaaaatgcaaggctattactgtccatacatgcacgaagatgcaaaacaaatatcaagacgttgcgaagattgtcagcagcacggaaagaaaatacatgcacctggagcaccattgtcatcttcaaccagtgtatggccttttggaaagtggggcttagatattgtggggccatttttaccaggatctggacaaagaagatacttaatagtcgcaacagattatttcacaaatggacagaagtaaaggaagtacagcatattcgcgacaaagatatctttacattcatattcgaaaatatcatttgcagattcggaattcccgcgcagttggtatctgataatgggaaacagtttgaaggacagaacatagaaacgttacttaatgcatttaagataaaaggtggaaagtctactcctctgaatccacaagctaatgggcaggcagaggcaacaaacaaaacaattgcagatatattaaagaagaaattagaaggacatcatagagcaatgtgcgaacaagtacataatgcattatgggcttataacacaactaggagagaagctactggaatgtcacctttttgtttaacatacggagttgaagcggtgttaccaacagaagttgttattccgacgacaaagagagaagcttgggagaaaaatcttagtgcgggtttgatcttaagcaaacttgatgagttagaagaaaaaagagaaagagatttacatcatatggagaattatcagcgaagattagcccgagaatataataaacgtgtcaaagtacgtgaatttcaaccaggagatttagttctgcgagagacaccaatatatcagcgagaaaatggtggaaagttagcgcaaaaatgggatggaccttacatcattaaggagatagttgggacaggagcttataaattaatggatccaaaaggtagagatgttggtcatagacttgacagaccattgaacagattgtacttaaagagatattatccataagaagctttgagaagttatgtatgacgcaacaaaacgattgcgaataaacattcaatgaaagaatagttgcgagattattcatataaaaacaagatcatgatgtgcgaaactttcgcagagataatcatagaacaatgacataaaagaaaggggcgaacctttatggcgtacaccctagttcgcgaataaaatttcgcaagaggcaaatgtaagacctaaagtacgtcatataaggggggtacctgttgcatgactcagggaaaaggttacaccgctcCTGGAACCtgggtcatggagatttggggtcaataaagcccatccgagagaggcaccttggattctcagcttaagcatatgacttaggttaggCGActgaggtaataaggactctcctaaggagtgcagaatctgatcaaggcgccgaggtacacggttgagtcaagagtgcaaGGGGCGtatggagcgtacctttccattcttgacaagtcttggcttatactacactcggcccgaagaaaacgccacttagggtgcagtcttgtaaccataagccctataggcaaaagggataggaggctgcgaaaacaactggttgttgttaagaccgtatgggaggagccaaccttgtatggtagaggtacgtctccttgaaggggcaaccagggggaagataagggtagcaccctccattagggagctgataagtgtcttaagacgcaaatgtcatgaggctttttactcgcaagggtattaaggcttgtcatatttgtgcgacaatcctgaagaggcaataatacaaaagaaagagataagacgagatcaatgggttttcgcatgaaagtgcaaaaacgtcctgcgatttcgtcgcacgacgacaatgtcatggggctttattttcgcaagaatatttaggcatgtcatattgtcgcaacaatcctgaagaggcaataatacaaaagaaaaagttaaggaaagatcaatggatttttgcatgaaaatgcaaggacgtcctgcgattttgtcgcaatgacaagaggtggcataataagacctttaattaggaaggaaaaataagaccacatgacaaaacaaaatatttataagtattcataaaagATCATttcttgcaagaaagataatgagaggcaagtatgggaatcagtaaacaagaggcattatctttctcaccagcaaaatctaaaagagaaaattaattccaaagttggttgaagaatattattcgcaagaaataataaagatgaaacagttcaagaagatagaactagataagaagctcatgcttcagtattaattccagtagaaggagacaatggaccctcttcgccaatgttctcattatcgccagccgtttcttcatttcgattctgatcttcaccaacaataatttctttgggagggacttctttttcgcctccatcttgattatcgccagcaattacttctttagaagggatttctttttcgcttccatcttgattagcaccagcagttgcttccttagaagggatctcttcttcatcttccaaaagactattctctccaccactttcataatcataatcattgtcagcaggacgaggaatttcatcatcttctatttccaaaggttcgattgatgtaggaggaagagatttggacaataaaatatcgttcacaagaacttcagcccggagatgaacatGACGAAGAAGTGCATtgtgatgattcctatcttgaatatccttaaagtaagcaagataatcaagtcttctttctgctcggtcgcgagaaccagtaaggacagagacgagtagtgcatttcctttgcgaattttggcatatttagcctccaaaacagaaatggaggaatgaagatttttcttagactatgcgaaaagtagaatacaaaatttcagtaagatgaagaacttaaaaagatatgacaaagaaaatatagttaaggcagtcaaattgttatgactaccttccttttgcgaaataaggtgttgaatcaaggtcagacaactattctcccaacggtccattgcatcatcaaatttatctccaactaaacctttaagtcgagactgaagatttttctctttagaaataagaaaggcatttttcttcgcaagtgaagaataagattcttctaatttggaatattgttctttaagttggttcgcctttacacttaaagttattctaccttgaatgagtgtatctctttcagcgatagatgactctgttacttctgtaagttcatttctcaaagagcgaagagattgttcttggtcatcacatactttctgaaggatgctaagttgttgcgaagatatcgccatcttgtttaaacaagttcgcttctattgagatagagttttattctcatctgataaattttccatccctagattagctttagttaaacaataagagaggcgagatatttcattacttaataaattttgcctctgaactaattgggtattttcattggtaagattatttatatgatcaacagagtatgaatagaggttatctaattggttatattgatccgtcaaaatctctttatcaacacgggcttcttcaacagcagattcaaattgatatctctccattattcgtttctggtttaaggcttaacatgcaaaaaagggatttcaaggacaattaaatatggaaaagataaattcattagaaaggcaaattgaagacacagataaggaaatcatacctctcagttcatcattcttcttgcgaagattgtcgcgatccagcgaaacattctggagcttttgattttcgagacgaagagcattacactctaaagtcatcatttggagattcttattcaaggtttcaacctctttttccaaagctgtttgcgaagcagctctgtcagagccaaaatacttactcagaatttcgcaaacaccagacttgacaggatcaatgggagacttcttaacatcatccagacctcagacaaaactttgaaagcaatatctattccttccacagtttctttcaaaaaggaagaggctcaggtagagaactggcaatgatagaaggttgggaaacattatcaataggaggagaagaagtttcattcacagaaggattaataaggggggtttcaatcattgaaaggtcagttgaagggatgaaatctgaggcaaccttttcgcgaattggagataatggtttaacttgcgaagatgtcgcaggagattttgaagggataagtaagtgaaatggaacagaggtttcaacggttttgaggtggcgagatttcttgagaggtttgttggcatccttatcaccctgcgaatcacaatccagataagaaacagaggcaacaatattgttattagaaaagaataatgtttcttactaccttatgatccgcagactttcttttgtttacaacaaccttatggcgatttgggaatattagggttctgaaccgtaaatttggtgttagaggcgtttttgctgaaataacaacagtatgggaatcacataaacaacatcaaataaggcagtaagcaagatcaatttcagcaaaacccataagaaaaaagaaaactaacctcgatgaatccatggaaaacaccagcaggaagattaattcgtaaaaattaaaaaggaagagttacgaacagtgaagatctacagagggaatatggagatgaagaagaaattaaaaagattaagaagaaagaagaaaagaaagaagaagaagaaagaagaacaatGAAGTTGCAgatgaagagaaagtaaaaaaaaaaaggattagaataatatatatatatatatatattaagtttCCCAAGAAGGTAACCACATTTATTGTGAAGAGAAGACGTGAACGGTTAAGAAATAACGGTTGCAAAGACGTGTCAAAAAATAAACAGAAGGAAAGATACGTGTAAAAGATTCATCATAGAAGAATGTGAGAAGATGAgtagctgcgacatttctcatatcattctctccTTCGCAGAGAAGACATgataagaggcaagatgtaggatcagaatctcgcaacaacagtATGAATGCGAAACTATTAACAACATATTGCGAAAGCGTCGCAGAATGatctcagaaacgacataacagataatGTCATCTTCAAATTAAGAAAGGTATGACGATTTTTCGAAGATTAAAAGACTTGTGAAATCAACATTTGTAATCTCGCAAAAGTGCCGCAAgaaatccgaaaataaaggatggattagctgtcatccactatgaaaaaatttatataaaaagtcgatcagctgtaaggaagggggagatctttttagagagaggaataaaaaaaaataggagagagaaaatcaagagtggttgttgttcttaatccctttatcttttcttgtaagattgttcaaagattcattaataaaattaagattgttaatccaaaaatgagttgagtgttaatgaaatcttgtgaggggtgtagtgtaggatttcccgcAACTACAGGGGTATCTGCAGATATCCTCGACGATTACACCCAGATGGCTGAGGCAACCATATACATGTACGTTAAAAACTTTATGGATGCACTTCTTTGGATTTTCAACGACCGCTACATGAGGCTACCAACAACCGAAGATACTAGGAGGCTATTGGCTCAGAACGAAGCTCGTGGTTTTCCAGGAATGCTTGGAATCCTCGATTGCACCCATTGGGAGTGGAGGTTATGTCCCACCGAAGAAGCAGGCCGACACGTGGGACACATTAAGAAACCAAATCTTGTTTTATAGGCAGTTGCTTCATACGATAGATGGTTCTGGCATTGTTATTTTGGCGAGGCGGGGCCAACAACGACCTGAATGTGTTGGCGCAGTCGGGATTATTTGATAGGGACAATGATTCCTTAGCCCCTCCTTGCAATTTTAGCATCAACGGTCACGAGTACGATCATGAATACTATTTGGTGGACGACATCTACAATGAAATGCCAGGGGTGGTCCATAGCTATAAGAGACGCGAGATTATGCCGCTGGTCCATAAGAAATTTAATGAATACCACCACACAAAGAGGAAGGACGTGGAGCGTGCTTTTGCTGGTCTTAAATCCAAATGGGGTATAATTAGGAATCCTTGTCTTTACTGGTCTCATCGTGACGTTCAGACAATTATGAGAGTGTGTTTAATAATGCACAGCATGTGTGTGGAACATGGGTATCGTGATACGCAGTGGGCGAGGTACGATGGAAGAGAAGAAACACCTCCAGTACAAGGTAACGTGAGGGAAGCGCGTAGGTATTACCAAAGCCATGCCCGCTGGAGATTCTTACAAGCAGATATAACCGAGCACATTTGGCAGCGTCATTGTCTAGGATTGCAAGACGGTGAAGTCGGCCCCGCTGAGGTGCATGATGGCCTCCCCACTTCCGACGAGGGTACTACCGATGTGGTTGACAACGCAGATGAATACCCAGCTAATGATGATAACTTTTATGAGAATGGAGAGTAGGATGgagttatttttatttcttaagacTTTTTCTCCACTTATTTCCTTTCTTATGACTTTTTCTGCACTTGTTTCTTAAGACTTGTTGTGtccttttaattttaattattttctatggcattttaatatttttattatacaATGAAATTTCACTTTCAATTTTCACCTAGTAATATTAATTTTGGATTACGTTGGTGTTTTTATTATAAATGTTGGTTAGACATCCACATGTCTACGGTTTCACTACAAATATCCCTTTATCATTCACCGTATCCAATTGTGATGATAGAGCCTATGTATAGCTAGTAATCAACACACGCGTTAACAGTGAACGACCAAAACTTTTTGGAAACGACGGATGTTGATGCTTTTGTTGCATGTATGCTTCATGTAAACATAACCCATCCTACTCTATCATACGAGGCTCGGGTTAGCAAACATATCCTTCCATAAATACCGAGTTTTAACACTCTTATTATAAATACGAATGCCGaataattttatttatattttatttacttttacagaaaacaAGAGCCAAGATAGATTTTCGTGCGGATTCAAAGAGGCCTTTCATGTATGACGATCTGTACGAGCTCCTAAAGGATGTTGTGCCCGCATACAATGTGGAATGATTATATGCTTGTAatggaattataataaaaatatcgtATTATTTTCTAATGCAACTAGGTATTCGAATATTACACACAACAGGATGTTGTGCCCGCATACAATGTGGAATGATTATATGCTTGTAatggaattataataaaaataacgTATTATTTTCTAATGCAACTAGGTATTCGAATATTACACACAACAGTTCAGAAATATTCATCAAAGAACAACTTTTGCTATAAAGGGTAGGCTTGGAGTAATAAAATAGGGGGTGAGGGTTTTCGTTCGTTACCAGAAAGAAATTTATATTGCCCATAACCGATCTCCACTATGGACAGTTGAGAGGCTTGTAAGCAGTATATCTTTTTACTCAGACCACTTGGTTATATTTTTCAACAAAAACACTTACCaacttatgattttttattttggtgTAGGAGCGAGATGCAAATGGGATATACGCTCGGGATACGGGAAAAGAATTCATGTTTTATCAATGCTACCTAATCATGAAGGCTAACATCCCGGAACTTAACACGATACAACCACCACCAAATCATCCTCAAGATGGAGCGGAAGATTAAAAAAAACCGCATCAACGACATGATAGCCTAGCATTCGCCGAAATTTATCtaagaataaaattcaataataaTTTAGAGGCCTTTATTCATTCAATACATGTATCCCTTAGGTTAATATCAAATTATTTATAATGGTATATGTTTAACCAACGCTCACCCTGATAGAAAGTATACGCACATAACTTGTCGTATAACCTGCAAGTGTAAACTAGGTGTAGAAAAAAAAGTTCAAACAAATATATATCCAGCACGCAAGTTGTAACCACGTACTGGAAATACGCAGTTTGAATCAGCGTGGCACGCTGTTTGCAACCGCGTACGGAAGAATATTTCCAAAGAATATTCTTTTATATGCGGTTAGGAACCCGTTTGGTGCTTTTCCACACGCA encodes the following:
- the LOC113312701 gene encoding uncharacterized protein LOC113312701, producing the protein MVLALLFWRGGANNDLNVLAQSGLFDRDNDSLAPPCNFSINGHEYDHEYYLVDDIYNEMPGVVHSYKRREIMPLVHKKFNEYHHTKRKDVERAFAGLKSKWGIIRNPCLYWSHRDVQTIMRVCLIMHSMCVEHGYRDTQWARYDGREETPPVQGNVREARRYYQSHARWRFLQADITEHIWQRHCLGLQDGEVGPAEVHDGLPTSDEGTTDVVDNADEYPANDDNFYENGE